A stretch of DNA from Erwinia aphidicola:
TTGGCCTGATTATGCCGTATGAAAAGGACTTCTGTGCCAGCTGTAACCGCCTGCGCGTGTCGGCGATTGGCAATCTGCATCTCTGCCTGTTTGGTGAGAGCGGCGTACCGCTCAGAGATCTGCTGGCGGATGACAGCCAGCACGCGGAACTGCAGGCGCGTATCGCCAGCAGTCTGACCAGCAAAAAGCAAACCCACTTCCTGCACCAGGGCAATACCGGCATCACGCAGAATCTCTCATTTATCGGCGGTTAAGCTAAGGACTTGATTATGAGCAAAACATCGACGGATTTTACCCCCCTTAACGTGGCGGTGCTGACCGTCTCCGACCGCCATACGGCGGAGAGCGACAGCTCCGGCAGCTATCTGCGGGAGGCCGCGATCGAGGCCGGGCATCAGGTGCTCGACCATGCCATCGTGCCCGATAACCGCTACCGTATTCGCGCCGTGGTCTCCAGCTGGATCGCCAGCAGGGATGTGCAGGTGGTGCTGATCAACGGCGGTACCGGTTTTAATGAGAAAAACAGCACCCCGGAAGCGCTGCTGCCGCTGTTCGATCGTGAAGTGGAAGGATTTGGCGAGCTGTTCCGCATGATCTCCTGGGAGGATATTGGCACCTCCACCATCCAGTCGCGCGCGGTGGCTGGCGTTGCCAATCAGACGCTGATCCTCGCCGTGCCCGGTTCCACCAGCGCCTGTCAGCTGGCGTGGGAGCGCATTATTCAGCCACAGCTGGATGCCCGAACCCGCCCGTGTAATTTTGTTTCGCATGTGAAGAAGCCGTAAATGTCTCAGTTAACGCATATTAATGCCGCCGGTGAGGCGCATATGGTGGACGTTTCCACCAAACAGGAAACCGTGCGTGAAGCGCGGGCAGAAGCGTTCGTGGTGATGCACCCGG
This window harbors:
- the moaB gene encoding molybdenum cofactor biosynthesis protein B, coding for MSKTSTDFTPLNVAVLTVSDRHTAESDSSGSYLREAAIEAGHQVLDHAIVPDNRYRIRAVVSSWIASRDVQVVLINGGTGFNEKNSTPEALLPLFDREVEGFGELFRMISWEDIGTSTIQSRAVAGVANQTLILAVPGSTSACQLAWERIIQPQLDARTRPCNFVSHVKKP